The Flavobacteriales bacterium DNA segment ATTATCATAAAGGCTCTGACGGAGAAGTATTTAATGTCGGTAATGTTTCAATAGAATTACTTCATACTCCCGGTCATACTATGGAATCATCTTGCTTTTTGTTATCTGATGAAAATGGGAATGAGCATAGTGTTTTTACTGGAGACACCTTGTTTGTTGGTGATGTAGGTAGACCAGACTTAGCTGTTAAATCAGGAGACATTACACAAGAAGATTTAGCGGCTATGCTATTCGATTCATTAAGGTCTAAGTTAATGCCTCTTGCTGACCATATTATCGTTTTTCCGGGGCATGGTGCTGGTTCAGCTTGCGGTAAAAATATCGGCTCTGAAACTTCCTCTACCATAGGAGAGCAAAAGCAGTCTAATTATGCTTTGAAGAATATAAGTAAGGAACAATTTATTGCCGAAGTAACAGATGGTTTACTAACACCACCAGCCTACTTTTTTACAGATGTAAAAATGAATAAAATGGGCTATGATGATTTAGATGTGGTGATTGCAAAAAATTTAAAACCATTAATGTCGTCTGAATTTTCTGAATTATATAAAGATGATGTTGTGATACTTGATAGTCGTTCACCTCAAGATTTTTCGAAAGGATTTATTAAAGGCTCAATTAATATTGGCTTAAAAGGACAATATGCCCCATGGGTAGGAGCTATTCTTAGTCCAGAATCTCCATTGTTATTAATTGCTGACAAAGGCTTTGAACATGAAGCTATTACTCGCCTTGCTCGAGTGGGATATGAAAATGTTATTGGCTTTTTAGATGGTGGCGTAGATTCTTATGAAGGAGATCTTGAAGTCATTACTAATAATTCTCCTGAAGAAGCTACTGATAAAATAAATCAAGGGCATAAACACATTCTTGATGTAAGAAAGCCTGGTGAACGTTCTAATGGCTATATTAGTCAATCTACTCATATAAGATTACAAGAGTTGTCTCAAAAAATAGCTACATTGAATAAAGAAGATAATATTATGGTTTATTGTGCTGGTGGATACCGTTCAATGATAGCCTGTTCAATTTTAGCTGCTAACGGTTTTGAGAATATTATTAATATCGAAGGAGGTTATTCAAAATTATCACAACAAGACGTACCTCTAACATTAGGAAAATCTTGTTCAAACTAGACGAAATGGAAAAAGTAAATTTAATTGATGTAAGAACTCCCGATGAGTTCAATGCTGGGAGTGTTCCAAATGCTATTAATATTCCTCTAAATGAGGTCGTTAACAGACTAGATGAGCTTAAGGAATTACAACCTATGTTAGTTTTTTGTGCTTCTGGTGTACGCTCTCAAAAAGTGATAGACTTCTTAATAGCAAATGGGGTTAATCAGGTGGAGAATGGTGGCGGCTGGCTAGATGTAAATGCTAGATTGAACAGCTTATAGTTTTTCGAATTTAAAACCTTTCGAACTAAAATAGCTTAGTACTTTAGGCAACACCTCTTTTACATTTTTTGCCGATTTCTCATTTTCATGTAAAACTATAATTGAACCTGATTTTGTATTATTAATAATGTTATTGTAACATTCTTCTGCAGAGGTTTCCTTGTCAAAGTCCCAACTTAATACATCCCACATTATAATTTTAAAGTATTTTTTTAAATAATTTATTTGGGAAGGTTTAATTCTTCCATAAGGAGGTCTAAATAAATTGCTGTTAATGAGTTTGTTAGCCTTTTCTATGTCTTGATAATACTCATTGTCCTTTGTTTTCCAACCATTGGGATGTGAGTAAGTATGATTTCCAATTTGATGATTTTCTGTAAGACATCTTTTTACTAGCTGAGGATATTTTTCTACTTCCGAGCCTAAATAAAAGAAAGTAGCTTTAGCTTGATGTTTTTTTAACTCATCTAATATAAATGGACTTAAGCTATTGCATGGTCCATCATCAAAAGTTAGGTAAAGTATGTTCTTGTTCCTTTCTTTACTCCATAATAATGAAGGGAAAAGAAGTTGTATTAAAGTAGGTATTTTAATTAGTTTAAGCATAAAAAAAGAGAGCCGAAAGGCTCTCTTGAAATGATTTTTTTATTGGTATTTTTCGTAAAGTTCAACTATCTTCTTCTGAGACTCTTCATCTTTATAACTTGTGGTTAAACTATACATGTTTGAAATAATTTGATTAGCTATTTGATAATCCCTTTGAATCTTACTTAATAACTTTTCGTCTATGGAATTATAATAGTCTAATTCGTCAAAATAGGTATCGGTTAAAATACTAATAACCTCTCTAGCTTTTTCTGTTTTGCCAATTCTGTAATATCCTTCAGCTACTGGCAAGTTAAAGTAATTGTAAGGTATAGCTTCATGAGGC contains these protein-coding regions:
- a CDS encoding MBL fold metallo-hydrolase, whose protein sequence is MKVEQLYTKCLSEAAYYIESNGEVAIIDPLRDIDVYLQMAIENNATIKYIFETHFHADFVSGHLDLAKKTGATIVYGPNADASFDYHKGSDGEVFNVGNVSIELLHTPGHTMESSCFLLSDENGNEHSVFTGDTLFVGDVGRPDLAVKSGDITQEDLAAMLFDSLRSKLMPLADHIIVFPGHGAGSACGKNIGSETSSTIGEQKQSNYALKNISKEQFIAEVTDGLLTPPAYFFTDVKMNKMGYDDLDVVIAKNLKPLMSSEFSELYKDDVVILDSRSPQDFSKGFIKGSINIGLKGQYAPWVGAILSPESPLLLIADKGFEHEAITRLARVGYENVIGFLDGGVDSYEGDLEVITNNSPEEATDKINQGHKHILDVRKPGERSNGYISQSTHIRLQELSQKIATLNKEDNIMVYCAGGYRSMIACSILAANGFENIINIEGGYSKLSQQDVPLTLGKSCSN
- a CDS encoding rhodanese-like domain-containing protein, whose product is MEKVNLIDVRTPDEFNAGSVPNAINIPLNEVVNRLDELKELQPMLVFCASGVRSQKVIDFLIANGVNQVENGGGWLDVNARLNSL
- a CDS encoding polysaccharide deacetylase family protein translates to MLKLIKIPTLIQLLFPSLLWSKERNKNILYLTFDDGPCNSLSPFILDELKKHQAKATFFYLGSEVEKYPQLVKRCLTENHQIGNHTYSHPNGWKTKDNEYYQDIEKANKLINSNLFRPPYGRIKPSQINYLKKYFKIIMWDVLSWDFDKETSAEECYNNIINNTKSGSIIVLHENEKSAKNVKEVLPKVLSYFSSKGFKFEKL